One stretch of Flavobacterium sp. 9 DNA includes these proteins:
- a CDS encoding prolyl oligopeptidase family serine peptidase: protein MKLKVTLFLFLNIGFFAFAQENLTYQKPSKSILDLADYERAPTVSMDTKKENMLLVYRSTYKTLDDLNQEELRLGGLRINPVTNISSTVTYINNLKLRKISGKDEIQVTGLPNNPKISNVLWSPNDKKILFSHTTNTGVELWVLDVASAQATKLTEATVNANLGNPFSWFLDNETILVKMLPKDRKPLLDSKKDLPTGPIISNTSGEKSQNRTYPDMLKNKNDEVNFENIITSELYKVNINGNAVLFKEAAMFAGERISPDGNYIMLTTIQKPFSYVVPLSRFPSRSIVYDIRGKEIKTVNEVPLNEIIPKGFMAVRKGKREMAWRNDKPATLSYVTALDEGDPANKVDFRDELFLWDAPFTSDATSLVKIPQRYNDVVWGNDNIAFVTDEWYDTRNTKTYLINPSNPSQQAKVITDRNQQDVYSDPGIFETKKNEYNKYVLAIEKDNAYRIGDGYTKSGQFPFIDEFNLKTLQSKRIYTSSYKDKKEDLLEIEDFRSGKVLVQIQSKSEYPNYYFRNIKKQNSLTPITTFKNPFESIKDVSKEVIKYKRKDGLELSGTLYLPAGYDKAKKEKLPLLIWAYPAEYKDRNSAGQSTQNSNEFTFPYYGSFVYWVTKGYVVLDDAAFPIIGEGTTEPNDNFISQLVDNAEAAINAVDALGYINRKKVAIGGHSYGAFMTANLLTHSNLFACGIARSGAYNRTLTPFGFQSEQRNYWEVPDVYNAMSPFMNADKMKTPILLVHGEADNNPGTFTLQTERYFQALKGLGAPARMVILPKEAHSYVAKENILHLLWEQDQFLEKYLKN from the coding sequence ATGAAATTAAAGGTTACATTATTCTTATTTTTAAATATTGGTTTCTTTGCTTTTGCTCAGGAAAACCTAACCTACCAAAAACCTTCTAAATCTATTCTGGATTTAGCAGATTATGAAAGAGCTCCGACAGTATCGATGGATACTAAAAAAGAAAATATGCTCTTAGTATACAGAAGTACATACAAAACATTGGACGATTTAAATCAGGAAGAACTTCGTTTGGGAGGTCTAAGGATCAATCCTGTTACCAATATTTCAAGTACAGTTACTTATATCAATAATCTGAAATTAAGAAAGATTAGCGGTAAAGACGAAATTCAAGTTACAGGTTTACCAAATAATCCTAAAATCAGTAACGTTCTTTGGTCTCCAAATGACAAAAAAATCCTGTTTTCGCATACCACAAATACTGGTGTAGAACTTTGGGTTTTGGATGTTGCATCGGCGCAAGCCACAAAACTAACAGAAGCTACTGTAAATGCAAATCTTGGAAATCCGTTTAGCTGGTTCTTAGACAACGAAACTATTTTGGTAAAAATGCTTCCAAAGGACAGAAAACCACTTTTAGATTCTAAAAAAGATTTACCAACCGGACCAATTATTTCGAATACTTCTGGAGAAAAATCTCAAAACAGAACCTATCCGGATATGTTGAAAAACAAAAATGATGAAGTTAATTTCGAAAACATCATTACATCTGAATTATACAAAGTCAACATCAATGGAAATGCGGTTTTATTTAAAGAAGCTGCAATGTTTGCTGGAGAAAGAATATCTCCTGATGGCAATTATATTATGTTGACAACCATTCAGAAACCATTTTCTTATGTTGTTCCTTTAAGCAGATTTCCATCGAGATCAATTGTTTACGACATTAGAGGAAAAGAAATCAAAACGGTTAACGAAGTTCCGTTGAACGAAATTATACCAAAAGGTTTTATGGCTGTTCGAAAAGGAAAAAGAGAAATGGCTTGGAGAAATGACAAACCTGCAACTTTATCTTATGTTACAGCTTTGGACGAAGGAGATCCTGCAAACAAAGTAGATTTTAGAGATGAGCTTTTTCTTTGGGATGCACCTTTTACAAGCGATGCAACTTCATTGGTAAAAATACCTCAGCGTTATAATGATGTTGTTTGGGGTAATGATAATATTGCTTTTGTTACTGACGAATGGTACGACACTCGTAATACCAAAACTTATTTGATTAATCCATCAAATCCAAGTCAGCAAGCAAAAGTAATTACGGACAGAAACCAACAAGACGTTTATTCAGATCCGGGTATTTTTGAAACCAAAAAGAATGAATACAATAAATATGTTCTGGCAATCGAAAAAGACAACGCTTACAGAATTGGTGACGGATATACTAAAAGCGGCCAGTTCCCATTTATTGATGAATTTAACTTAAAGACATTACAATCTAAACGTATTTATACTTCTTCTTATAAAGACAAAAAAGAAGATTTATTGGAAATTGAAGATTTTAGATCTGGTAAAGTTTTAGTTCAGATTCAGTCAAAAAGTGAATATCCGAATTATTACTTCAGAAATATTAAAAAACAAAACAGCTTAACTCCAATTACAACTTTCAAAAATCCGTTTGAAAGCATCAAAGATGTAAGCAAAGAAGTTATTAAATACAAACGTAAAGACGGATTAGAACTTTCAGGAACTTTATATCTTCCTGCTGGTTATGATAAAGCTAAAAAAGAGAAATTACCATTATTGATCTGGGCTTATCCTGCCGAATATAAAGACAGAAATAGTGCAGGACAATCTACTCAAAATTCAAATGAGTTTACTTTTCCTTATTATGGATCTTTTGTGTATTGGGTAACCAAAGGATATGTGGTTTTGGATGATGCAGCTTTCCCAATTATTGGAGAAGGAACTACAGAACCAAACGATAACTTTATCTCACAATTAGTAGATAATGCCGAAGCTGCAATTAATGCAGTTGATGCTTTAGGATATATTAATCGTAAAAAAGTCGCTATTGGCGGACATTCTTATGGTGCATTTATGACAGCAAATCTATTAACACATTCTAATTTGTTTGCCTGCGGAATTGCAAGAAGTGGAGCGTATAACAGAACTTTGACTCCGTTTGGTTTTCAAAGCGAGCAACGTAATTACTGGGAAGTTCCAGATGTTTACAACGCAATGTCTCCTTTTATGAATGCCGATAAAATGAAAACTCCAATTTTATTAGTTCACGGTGAAGCCGATAATAATCCCGGAACTTTCACTTTGCAAACAGAAAGATATTTTCAGGCTTTAAAAGGTTTAGGAGCTCCAGCAAGAATGGTGATTTTACCAAAAGAAGCACATAGTTATGTAGCAAAAGAAAACATCTTGCACTTACTTTGGGAACAAGATCAGTTTTTAGAAAAGTATTTAAAAAACTAG
- a CDS encoding ABC transporter ATP-binding protein: protein MLDIQNISFSYTETPVIKNVSFTVNKGDNISIIGESGCGKSTLLKLIYGLYDLDEGKIFYDEKPVLGPKYNLIPGMPYMKYLAQDFDLSPFETVAENVGKFLSNGFANMKKLRVQELLEMVEMESFSNVKAKFLSGGQQQRVALVRVLALEPEVILLDEPFSQIDAFRKNALRRNLFRYLKQKGITCIIATHDSTDALSFADEAIVMRNGEIIVKDNPTKIYEDPETKYVASLFGEVNELPTHLLLPYEDQNHKTLVYPHQFKMVTESNLPVKIRRTYFRGNHYLIETVYKRQLVFFESEIDLPLEQEIFLGLNYL, encoded by the coding sequence ATGCTCGACATTCAAAATATTTCTTTTTCGTACACCGAAACCCCTGTTATAAAAAACGTTTCTTTTACTGTAAATAAAGGCGACAATATTTCTATTATAGGTGAAAGTGGCTGCGGAAAAAGTACACTTCTTAAATTAATATACGGTTTATACGATCTTGATGAAGGCAAGATTTTTTATGATGAAAAACCTGTTTTAGGTCCAAAGTATAATTTAATTCCCGGAATGCCTTATATGAAATATCTGGCGCAGGATTTTGATTTGTCTCCTTTTGAAACTGTAGCCGAAAATGTTGGAAAGTTTCTTTCGAATGGTTTTGCAAACATGAAAAAACTTCGTGTTCAGGAATTATTAGAAATGGTAGAAATGGAATCTTTCTCTAATGTAAAAGCAAAATTTTTAAGTGGAGGACAACAACAAAGAGTTGCTTTAGTAAGAGTTTTGGCGTTAGAGCCGGAAGTAATTTTACTGGACGAACCTTTTAGCCAAATCGATGCTTTTAGAAAAAATGCTCTACGCCGAAATTTATTCCGCTACTTAAAACAAAAAGGAATTACTTGCATTATTGCAACGCACGATAGTACAGATGCTTTGTCATTTGCAGATGAAGCGATTGTAATGCGAAACGGAGAAATCATCGTTAAAGACAATCCAACAAAAATATACGAAGATCCGGAAACTAAATATGTAGCGTCACTTTTTGGAGAAGTAAATGAACTTCCAACGCATTTATTACTTCCATATGAAGATCAAAATCATAAGACTTTGGTTTATCCGCATCAATTTAAAATGGTTACAGAATCTAATTTGCCGGTAAAAATTAGAAGAACTTATTTTAGAGGAAATCATTATTTGATTGAAACTGTTTATAAAAGACAACTAGTATTTTTTGAAAGTGAAATCGATTTACCTCTTGAACAGGAAATTTTCTTAGGTTTAAATTATTTGTAA
- a CDS encoding OmpA family protein — MRKITVLSLSSLFVLASFFTSCDSVKNANNTQKGAGIGVVAGGIIGGILGNNLGHGGNAALGAAIGAAVGGGTGALIGNKMDKQAREIDQALPGADVERVGEGIHLTLNENSVRFDTNKSTLTSQAKANLDKLIPVFTEYGDTDIQIFGYTDNTGKPEYNLTLSGQRAASVQAYLVSKGLKSSRFKTSGLGIADPIATNDSPEGRAQNRRVEFSITANDKMVNDAKAQAGK; from the coding sequence ATGAGAAAGATAACCGTTTTAAGCCTAAGTAGTTTATTTGTATTAGCAAGCTTTTTTACAAGTTGTGATTCAGTAAAAAATGCAAATAACACACAAAAAGGTGCTGGAATTGGAGTAGTTGCCGGTGGTATTATTGGTGGTATTTTAGGAAATAATTTAGGTCACGGAGGTAATGCTGCTTTAGGTGCTGCAATTGGTGCTGCCGTAGGTGGTGGAACCGGAGCACTTATTGGAAACAAAATGGATAAACAAGCCCGTGAAATTGATCAGGCTTTACCAGGTGCTGATGTTGAGAGAGTTGGAGAAGGAATTCACTTAACTTTGAATGAAAACTCTGTTCGTTTTGATACTAACAAATCGACTTTGACATCTCAGGCAAAAGCTAACTTAGATAAATTGATTCCTGTATTTACAGAGTACGGAGATACAGATATTCAAATTTTTGGTTATACTGATAATACAGGAAAACCAGAATATAACTTAACACTTTCAGGACAAAGAGCTGCATCTGTGCAAGCTTATTTAGTTTCAAAAGGATTAAAATCAAGCCGTTTCAAAACTTCTGGTTTAGGAATCGCTGATCCAATTGCAACAAATGATTCTCCTGAAGGAAGAGCACAAAACCGTCGTGTAGAGTTCTCAATTACTGCAAATGACAAAATGGTAAATGATGCAAAAGCTCAAGCCGGAAAATAA
- a CDS encoding lipocalin family protein — protein MKKVIFICLIATMFFACKSASSTTASTEAPTLSTKLDRPTQVALKGNWVLTNVSYPGSDYIKVNSFDLADSKCFIGSTWNFISNNNKGTMALNAPSCTAFTSPIVWSINNQGLFVLKIVDPGLKSKNVKSGYLLKVAGLTDNSFQLIDNINVGGQVKDVTYQFQRAN, from the coding sequence ATGAAGAAAGTTATTTTCATTTGCTTGATCGCCACGATGTTTTTCGCGTGCAAATCAGCTTCGTCTACAACAGCTTCAACAGAAGCGCCTACACTATCAACTAAACTTGACAGACCTACTCAAGTAGCACTTAAAGGAAATTGGGTACTTACAAATGTATCTTATCCAGGTTCAGACTATATTAAAGTAAACTCGTTTGATCTTGCAGATTCTAAATGTTTTATTGGAAGTACATGGAACTTTATTTCGAACAATAATAAAGGTACTATGGCTCTAAATGCGCCAAGTTGTACAGCTTTTACTTCTCCAATCGTTTGGAGTATCAACAATCAGGGACTTTTTGTACTTAAGATTGTAGATCCGGGATTAAAATCAAAAAATGTTAAATCAGGATATTTACTTAAAGTAGCCGGATTAACTGATAACTCGTTCCAATTGATCGATAATATCAATGTTGGCGGACAAGTTAAGGATGTAACTTACCAATTTCAAAGAGCTAATTAA
- the htpG gene encoding molecular chaperone HtpG, translated as MTTGKINVSVENIFPLIKKFLYSDHEIFLRELVSNGTDATLKLKHLISIGEAKVEYGNPVIEIKVDKEGKKIHIIDQGLGMTADEVEKYINQVAFSGAEEFLDKYKDSAKDSGIIGHFGLGFYSAFMVAEKVEIITKSYKDEPAAHWTCDGSPEFTLEPADKTSRGTEIILHIAEDSLEFLEDSKISGLLNKYNKFMPIPIKFGSRTETLPKPEDAPEDYINETVEVDNIINNPNPAWTKQPSELSEEDYKNFYRELYPMQFEDPLFNIHLNVDYPFNLTGILYFPKLGSDMQIQKDKIQLYQNQVYVTDNVEGIVPEFLTMLKGVIDSPDIPLNVSRSGLQADGAVKKISNYITRKVADKLKALFNENRADFEAKWNDIKIVLEYGMLSEDKFYEKAGAFVLYPTVDDKYFTLEELKENLKENQTDKDGKLVILYAGNKDAQHSYIETAKEKGYEVLLLDSPIISHLIQKIEGDNKDVTFVRVDSDHIDNLIKKDENTISKLSDEEKETLKTSLEAYIPKAYSVQLEAMDSQAAPFIITQPEFMRRMKEMSQSGGGGMFGMGNMPEMYNLVVNTNSDLATSILNTEDKTHQEHLVKQALDLAKLSQNLLKGEALTAFVKRSFEMIK; from the coding sequence ATGACAACAGGTAAAATTAATGTTTCGGTAGAAAACATCTTTCCCTTAATCAAAAAGTTCTTGTACAGCGATCACGAAATCTTTTTACGTGAGCTGGTTTCGAACGGAACAGACGCTACTTTAAAATTAAAACACCTAATTAGTATTGGCGAAGCTAAAGTAGAATACGGAAATCCTGTAATCGAAATCAAAGTTGATAAGGAAGGAAAGAAAATCCACATCATTGACCAAGGTTTAGGAATGACAGCTGATGAAGTTGAAAAATACATCAATCAGGTTGCTTTTTCAGGAGCTGAAGAATTTCTTGACAAATACAAAGATTCTGCAAAAGATTCTGGAATTATTGGTCATTTTGGTCTTGGTTTTTATTCTGCATTTATGGTTGCAGAGAAAGTAGAAATCATTACAAAATCATACAAAGACGAACCTGCAGCACACTGGACATGTGACGGAAGCCCTGAGTTTACTTTAGAACCGGCTGACAAAACTTCACGTGGTACAGAAATCATCTTACATATCGCTGAGGATTCTCTTGAGTTTTTAGAAGATTCTAAAATCAGCGGATTATTGAATAAGTATAACAAGTTTATGCCTATTCCAATTAAATTTGGATCAAGAACAGAAACACTTCCAAAACCGGAAGATGCTCCTGAAGATTATATCAACGAAACAGTTGAAGTTGATAATATCATCAACAATCCAAATCCAGCATGGACAAAACAACCAAGCGAATTATCTGAGGAAGATTATAAAAACTTCTACAGAGAATTGTATCCAATGCAATTTGAAGATCCGTTATTCAACATTCATTTGAATGTAGATTATCCTTTTAACTTAACCGGAATTTTATATTTCCCTAAGTTAGGTTCGGATATGCAAATTCAAAAAGATAAAATTCAATTGTACCAAAACCAAGTTTACGTTACTGATAATGTAGAAGGAATTGTACCTGAGTTTTTGACAATGTTAAAAGGTGTTATCGATTCACCGGATATTCCATTAAACGTTTCTCGTTCTGGTTTACAAGCAGATGGTGCGGTTAAGAAAATCTCTAACTATATCACTCGTAAAGTAGCTGATAAACTAAAAGCTTTATTCAACGAAAACCGTGCTGATTTTGAAGCAAAATGGAACGATATTAAAATCGTTTTAGAATACGGAATGCTTTCTGAAGATAAATTCTACGAAAAAGCAGGTGCGTTTGTCTTATATCCAACAGTTGATGATAAATATTTTACTCTTGAAGAATTAAAAGAGAATTTAAAAGAAAATCAAACTGATAAAGACGGAAAATTAGTTATTCTTTATGCTGGAAACAAAGATGCTCAGCACTCTTATATTGAAACAGCAAAAGAAAAAGGATACGAAGTTTTACTATTGGATTCTCCAATTATTTCGCATTTGATTCAAAAAATTGAAGGAGATAATAAAGACGTAACTTTTGTTCGTGTTGATTCTGATCATATTGATAATTTAATCAAAAAAGACGAAAACACAATTTCTAAATTATCTGACGAAGAAAAAGAAACACTTAAAACTTCATTAGAAGCTTATATTCCAAAAGCATATTCTGTACAATTGGAAGCTATGGACAGCCAAGCTGCTCCATTCATTATCACGCAACCAGAATTTATGCGTAGAATGAAAGAAATGAGTCAGTCTGGTGGTGGCGGAATGTTCGGAATGGGTAATATGCCGGAAATGTACAATTTGGTTGTAAACACAAATTCTGATTTAGCAACAAGTATCTTGAATACTGAAGACAAAACACATCAGGAACATTTGGTAAAACAAGCTTTAGACTTAGCTAAATTATCGCAAAACCTATTAAAAGGAGAAGCTTTGACTGCTTTTGTAAAAAGAAGTTTCGAAATGATTAAATAA
- a CDS encoding patatin-like phospholipase family protein, whose amino-acid sequence MDKRKFTENGEVLTILKELKEEIKNKKFSDITDNNNCQYVDLVQEGGGVLGIALVGYVYVLEQVGIRFLSLAGTSAGSINTMLMAAAGTCDIQKSEWILDCLCNKNLYDFVDGDHDAREFIDALLSDSSNLKLILKGSQVVDNFKDDLGLNPGKNFHQWMSNLLSQKGIKNYADLKALRLKGVSDDNQLFRINQVKQGDKEIYNRPDHWCEMAIIAADITTESKIVFPKMIDLFYSNPDVQNPADFVRASMSIPLFFTPFKIQNIPGGVEAWNKWNEATCLRTSVPSEVMFMDGGIISNFPIDIFHENLTVPASPTFGIKLGYDKNEINKNEKITNVVSSMFDTARYGYDSEFLRKNPDFKNLIGYIDTGSHNWLNFNLTEDAKIDLFIRGAQKAAEFLTKFDWEKYKEIRRAKSEYYKTV is encoded by the coding sequence ATGGATAAAAGAAAATTTACTGAAAACGGAGAAGTCTTAACCATTCTAAAAGAATTAAAGGAAGAAATAAAGAATAAAAAATTCTCAGATATTACAGACAATAATAATTGCCAATATGTAGATCTCGTGCAAGAAGGCGGTGGTGTATTAGGCATTGCTCTCGTTGGCTATGTTTATGTTCTTGAACAAGTAGGAATTCGTTTTCTAAGTCTCGCCGGAACTTCAGCCGGAAGTATTAATACGATGCTAATGGCCGCAGCAGGAACTTGCGATATTCAGAAATCAGAATGGATATTAGATTGTCTCTGTAATAAAAACCTGTATGATTTTGTAGATGGTGATCATGATGCACGCGAATTTATTGATGCATTATTAAGCGATTCCAGTAATCTGAAATTAATTTTAAAAGGAAGTCAAGTCGTTGATAATTTCAAAGACGATCTTGGATTAAATCCCGGTAAAAATTTCCATCAATGGATGTCTAATCTTCTTTCACAAAAAGGAATAAAAAATTATGCCGATCTTAAAGCTTTAAGATTAAAAGGAGTTTCGGACGACAATCAATTATTTAGAATAAATCAGGTAAAGCAAGGCGACAAAGAAATCTACAACCGACCTGATCATTGGTGCGAAATGGCAATAATTGCAGCAGACATTACAACAGAGAGCAAAATTGTATTCCCAAAAATGATTGATTTATTTTATTCGAATCCGGATGTTCAGAATCCTGCAGATTTCGTTCGGGCTTCGATGTCGATTCCGCTTTTCTTTACACCTTTTAAAATTCAAAATATTCCCGGAGGAGTTGAAGCATGGAACAAATGGAATGAAGCAACCTGCTTGAGAACCTCAGTTCCATCTGAAGTTATGTTTATGGATGGAGGTATAATTTCGAATTTCCCAATTGATATTTTTCATGAAAACCTAACAGTTCCAGCCTCTCCTACTTTTGGAATTAAATTGGGATACGATAAAAATGAAATTAATAAAAACGAAAAAATAACCAATGTTGTTAGCTCTATGTTTGACACTGCAAGGTATGGTTACGACTCTGAATTTTTAAGAAAGAATCCGGATTTTAAAAACCTCATTGGATATATTGATACCGGAAGCCACAATTGGTTAAACTTCAATTTGACCGAAGATGCAAAAATTGACCTCTTTATACGCGGAGCCCAAAAAGCAGCAGAATTTTTAACGAAATTTGATTGGGAAAAATATAAAGAAATCAGAAGAGCCAAAAGCGAATATTACAAAACTGTTTAA
- a CDS encoding DUF4369 domain-containing protein, whose translation MKKSIIAFFTLAVLASCSKKESTDNLHITGNIKGLKKGTLYIQRIVDTSLVAIDSIKIDGNSTFERDIKLESPEMLYLFLDRGVTNSLDNNILFFAEPGNINIDTNLDNFIYSAKITGSKNQELYEQYQKINSRFIGENLSLVEPRFKALKRKDQKAIDSIDAKQSSNIRRKYLYATNFAINNKDHEIAPYIALAEIYDINIKFLDTIQKSMTPKVAQSLYGKKLTKYVAEIKKQQQK comes from the coding sequence ATGAAAAAATCAATTATTGCCTTTTTTACTCTCGCTGTATTAGCATCTTGTAGCAAAAAAGAATCTACAGACAACTTACATATTACCGGAAATATAAAAGGATTAAAAAAAGGAACTTTATATATTCAAAGAATTGTTGATACTTCTCTTGTTGCTATTGACAGTATCAAAATTGACGGAAATTCAACTTTTGAAAGAGATATAAAATTAGAATCTCCTGAAATGTTGTATTTATTCCTGGATCGCGGAGTAACCAATTCATTAGACAATAACATTTTATTTTTTGCAGAACCAGGAAACATCAATATTGATACTAATCTGGATAATTTTATTTATAGCGCTAAAATCACCGGATCTAAAAATCAGGAATTGTATGAGCAATATCAAAAAATAAATTCTCGTTTTATTGGGGAGAATCTTTCTTTGGTTGAACCAAGATTTAAAGCCTTAAAAAGAAAAGATCAAAAAGCAATTGATAGTATTGACGCAAAACAATCTTCAAATATCAGAAGAAAATATCTATACGCTACAAACTTTGCTATTAACAACAAAGATCACGAAATCGCACCTTATATTGCATTAGCAGAGATTTATGATATCAATATCAAATTCCTTGATACGATTCAAAAATCAATGACTCCAAAAGTTGCGCAATCACTTTACGGAAAAAAGTTAACCAAATATGTTGCTGAGATTAAAAAGCAACAGCAAAAATAG